A single genomic interval of Brevibacillus brevis harbors:
- a CDS encoding WYL domain-containing protein, translated as MILELRRYAARQQAVEIIYLKKDGETSRRTIRVVQIDVNKGSLKAYCYMRKAYRVFMLDNILAIAPVSGHFAG; from the coding sequence ATGATTCTGGAGTTGAGAAGGTACGCAGCGCGGCAGCAAGCAGTGGAGATCATCTATTTGAAGAAGGATGGAGAGACCAGCAGGCGTACGATCCGTGTGGTGCAAATCGATGTGAACAAAGGGAGCTTGAAAGCATACTGTTATATGAGGAAGGCGTATCGTGTGTTTATGTTGGATAACATTTTGGCGATCGCACCTGTGTCTGGACATTTTGCCGGTTGA
- a CDS encoding DUF4265 domain-containing protein, with the protein MEDQLTLIKVFAGTSSQGTVLEELPAEYLSDQKFKLCASPGLALGLAKGDTIKLHPNGDFELIKHGGNFCIQIYKEQPIKEKIEAVETIVKKELSGSLDGFHNGSLAFTAPISNGFNATNHTFNKIRDVLEAEYYYSNIYKNPYDLEDEELVSWASDLD; encoded by the coding sequence ATGGAAGATCAATTAACATTGATTAAGGTTTTTGCTGGCACAAGTTCACAGGGAACAGTTTTAGAAGAGCTTCCTGCAGAATACCTAAGCGATCAAAAATTCAAATTATGTGCATCTCCTGGGCTAGCTCTAGGTCTTGCGAAAGGAGATACAATAAAACTCCATCCCAACGGAGATTTTGAATTAATAAAGCATGGTGGAAATTTCTGTATTCAAATTTACAAAGAGCAGCCTATCAAAGAAAAGATAGAAGCAGTTGAAACTATCGTCAAAAAAGAACTTTCAGGCTCTCTAGATGGATTTCATAATGGTTCACTCGCATTTACTGCTCCAATCAGTAATGGATTTAATGCAACCAATCATACGTTCAATAAAATTAGAGACGTACTAGAAGCAGAGTACTATTACTCTAATATTTACAAGAATCCATACGATCTTGAAGATGAAGAGCTAGTTAGTTGGGCTAGCGATCTGGATTAA
- a CDS encoding MFS transporter gives MFMNATKVYTIKSFLTSLANTTMFTTYALYYIVTLGFNPFELLLIGTVLELSVLVFEGITGVVADTYSRRRSVIIGMFLLGIGFAMQGIVPALDAWVPLISVFGLVLFSQVISGLGYTFISGADTAWIVDEVGEEKIGTIFMKAKRYSLMGNLLGIVLSVALATLAPHLPYLIGGLMYLGLGVFLILFMKETGFVPRERGASHVQEMIQTWASGAKVIRSQPILMLILFVTLFTGAASEGYDRLWEAHLIAEIGFPELAAISMPMWFGIIAALASLLGLIVVGIVEKRLDVNNERVVLVGMFMLTGLKIAAMIAFAFSPSFSWALVALLLIGVIQSLSSPLYDTWLNLNIESSVRATVLSMMGQSNALGQTAGGPAVGWIGTRFSIRASLVAAAILLAPILIVFGRALRRR, from the coding sequence ATGTTCATGAATGCGACAAAAGTATATACGATCAAAAGTTTTTTGACTTCCCTGGCCAATACGACCATGTTCACGACCTATGCGCTTTACTATATTGTGACACTTGGCTTTAACCCGTTTGAATTGCTATTGATTGGGACGGTATTGGAGTTATCCGTGTTGGTGTTTGAAGGGATAACAGGTGTAGTGGCGGATACGTACAGTCGCCGTCGCTCCGTCATTATCGGGATGTTTTTGCTGGGAATCGGATTTGCGATGCAGGGGATCGTTCCCGCGCTTGATGCTTGGGTACCATTGATTTCTGTCTTCGGTTTGGTGTTGTTTTCGCAAGTCATCAGTGGTCTCGGGTATACGTTTATCAGTGGAGCGGATACTGCATGGATTGTGGATGAGGTCGGAGAAGAGAAGATCGGTACGATTTTCATGAAGGCCAAGCGCTACTCCTTGATGGGAAATCTGCTCGGGATTGTACTTAGTGTGGCATTGGCAACACTCGCTCCTCATTTGCCTTACCTCATAGGAGGCCTCATGTATCTGGGGCTTGGTGTCTTTCTGATTCTGTTCATGAAGGAGACCGGTTTTGTTCCACGTGAGCGTGGTGCTTCCCACGTGCAGGAAATGATTCAGACGTGGGCTTCTGGGGCCAAAGTGATTCGCAGTCAGCCGATTCTGATGCTGATCTTGTTCGTGACGCTATTTACGGGTGCAGCTTCTGAAGGGTATGACCGTTTGTGGGAAGCGCATTTGATCGCTGAAATTGGCTTTCCAGAGCTCGCTGCTATTTCGATGCCAATGTGGTTCGGGATCATTGCCGCACTCGCAAGCTTACTCGGCCTCATCGTTGTAGGTATTGTCGAAAAAAGGCTGGATGTGAACAATGAGAGGGTTGTCCTTGTGGGCATGTTCATGTTGACGGGGCTCAAAATTGCAGCAATGATTGCGTTTGCCTTTTCCCCTAGCTTTAGCTGGGCGTTAGTAGCATTGCTGTTGATCGGTGTGATCCAGTCATTAAGCAGTCCGCTGTATGATACATGGCTGAATCTGAACATTGAGAGCAGTGTGCGAGCGACGGTTCTGTCGATGATGGGCCAGTCCAATGCGTTGGGACAAACGGCAGGTGGTCCGGCTGTCGGATGGATCGGGACCCGTTTTTCGATTCGCGCTTCGTTGGTTGCGGCGGCCATCTTGTTGGCCCCGATTCTCATTGTGTTCGGACGTGCGCTTAGAAGGCGCTGA
- a CDS encoding YcnI family protein: protein MKMKKWMSSVLVAGAVLTLATAAQAHVNVYPKEATTGSYEKYTVRVPVEKDVNTTKVKLEFPAGVKVNSVQPIPGWTYEFEKDKDGVNTALVWTATEGGIKAHEFQEFTFVGANPKEEGQVAWKAYQTYANGEVVEWTGDKDSKTPASVTTIKAGVGEAGHEHGQEQKPATAPAGEAASAGSNNTLPLVLSGLALLISIVGLFRKKA from the coding sequence ATGAAAATGAAAAAATGGATGAGCAGTGTCCTGGTAGCAGGTGCAGTTTTGACGTTGGCGACAGCAGCACAAGCACATGTGAACGTGTATCCGAAAGAGGCTACTACAGGCTCCTATGAAAAATACACGGTGCGTGTCCCAGTAGAAAAAGACGTTAACACAACAAAAGTGAAGCTGGAATTCCCAGCAGGTGTGAAGGTAAATTCCGTACAACCGATTCCGGGCTGGACCTACGAGTTCGAAAAAGATAAAGACGGTGTGAACACAGCGCTTGTGTGGACCGCAACAGAAGGCGGAATTAAGGCACATGAATTCCAAGAGTTTACGTTTGTCGGGGCAAACCCGAAAGAAGAGGGCCAAGTGGCTTGGAAGGCTTATCAGACCTACGCAAATGGCGAGGTTGTGGAATGGACAGGGGACAAGGATTCCAAAACGCCAGCGTCTGTCACTACCATTAAGGCTGGTGTAGGCGAAGCGGGGCATGAGCATGGACAAGAACAAAAGCCGGCAACCGCTCCTGCCGGGGAAGCAGCGAGTGCAGGCAGCAACAATACCTTGCCATTAGTACTTTCTGGTTTGGCGTTGTTGATCTCCATCGTTGGTCTGTTTAGAAAAAAAGCGTAA
- a CDS encoding copper resistance protein CopC, whose product MTYNIRHYAVVFLLAFLLVLTTGMTTAYAHAGLMSSSPQDGEVLKANPGQISARFTETLEPDLVNVRLFDWDGKEIKLERPTLQPGDASQLNAKLPSDLAEGTYSVIVSVVSEDGHPIEEKLTFSIGQKSAVVVPPNEQKADSSYLIMYRYLAQGIILIGGGFYLVAWAAQRHGLPSLAQLIGIGRQIGWSLAIIGLIFLWFLYDESLTAVSLTQALWQMDGNLLSQSPFAIMLLVSFVLLLLIAIPNMVSGWYVGIWVIVISAQAFGGHAWGIAPVWLSILLRLLHVLTVAVWMGALVYLLLTVKAAERGQESFKRFFLQTVAVAAVLAVVTGVVMLIVQTDVMNIIQSATAWSYLLYGKIASVCLMLLLAFRQTRRWRTKNSLQPAYLRWEIVFGIIAILAGLWMSQINYPTATTNNQAVIQTVSN is encoded by the coding sequence GTGACATACAACATCAGACATTATGCGGTTGTGTTTTTGCTCGCCTTCTTACTTGTCCTGACAACGGGTATGACAACTGCTTACGCCCATGCTGGCTTGATGAGCAGCTCACCGCAAGATGGTGAGGTACTGAAGGCGAATCCAGGACAAATATCTGCGCGGTTTACCGAAACATTGGAGCCCGATCTTGTTAACGTGCGTCTATTTGACTGGGATGGCAAGGAAATAAAACTAGAGCGGCCGACATTGCAGCCAGGTGATGCCTCGCAGTTGAATGCGAAACTGCCAAGCGATTTGGCTGAAGGGACGTATTCGGTTATCGTATCTGTCGTTTCCGAGGACGGACATCCGATCGAAGAGAAGCTCACGTTTTCCATCGGACAAAAAAGTGCGGTCGTGGTTCCGCCAAATGAGCAAAAAGCAGATTCAAGCTACTTGATCATGTACCGCTATTTGGCACAAGGAATTATCCTCATAGGTGGGGGCTTTTATCTGGTAGCGTGGGCAGCACAGCGTCATGGCTTGCCTTCCCTTGCCCAGCTCATCGGGATTGGCAGACAAATCGGATGGAGTTTGGCGATCATCGGACTTATATTTTTGTGGTTCTTGTATGACGAATCGTTAACCGCTGTATCACTTACGCAAGCACTATGGCAGATGGACGGGAACTTGCTCAGTCAGTCTCCGTTTGCGATCATGCTGCTGGTGTCCTTTGTACTACTGTTATTGATCGCGATCCCCAATATGGTGTCCGGATGGTATGTGGGAATCTGGGTGATCGTGATTAGCGCACAAGCTTTTGGTGGTCATGCATGGGGCATTGCTCCTGTCTGGCTGTCCATTTTGCTGAGACTGTTGCATGTGTTGACGGTCGCCGTGTGGATGGGGGCACTTGTGTACTTGCTTCTTACAGTCAAAGCGGCTGAACGAGGACAGGAGTCGTTCAAGAGGTTCTTCTTGCAGACAGTTGCTGTGGCGGCGGTGCTTGCCGTCGTGACGGGTGTTGTCATGCTCATCGTGCAGACAGATGTCATGAATATTATCCAGAGTGCAACGGCATGGAGCTATCTGTTATATGGAAAAATAGCAAGTGTTTGCCTCATGCTACTTCTAGCCTTTAGGCAAACCAGACGTTGGCGGACGAAAAATTCCTTGCAGCCCGCTTACTTGCGTTGGGAGATTGTATTCGGGATTATCGCTATTCTGGCTGGACTTTGGATGAGCCAGATCAACTACCCGACAGCTACGACAAATAATCAGGCAGTGATTCAAACAGTTTCAAACTAG
- a CDS encoding alpha/beta fold hydrolase, with protein sequence MENRQAVQTGFLEANGARIYYEVAGEGEPLLLIHGFNLDTRLWDDQIQAFAQTYKVVRFDIRGFGKTLATDVPFTLYDDVKAVLLGLGIEKAHVAGLSFGGMVAQEFALAYPQMVSNLILVASGLFGHPRSEQRLHDVERFNQVCQRGTTEEALEMTTQMWFDGPGQPVNEQALEARNRFKEINRHAFSLPEFGVGLETLSPSPIERLENIKAPTLVLAGARDYPDFLQIADVLTERITGAQKVILPDSAHIPPMDQPEVFNQLVLEFLAQSTVRSS encoded by the coding sequence ATGGAAAACAGGCAGGCTGTACAAACTGGCTTTCTCGAAGCCAATGGCGCACGTATTTACTATGAAGTAGCAGGGGAAGGCGAACCGCTCTTATTGATCCACGGCTTCAATCTGGATACAAGGCTATGGGATGACCAGATACAAGCATTCGCACAGACGTATAAGGTTGTTCGCTTTGATATCCGCGGGTTCGGTAAAACACTGGCGACTGACGTTCCTTTTACCTTGTATGACGACGTGAAAGCAGTTCTGCTGGGGCTTGGTATTGAAAAAGCGCATGTGGCTGGGCTTTCGTTTGGGGGAATGGTCGCGCAGGAGTTCGCCCTTGCTTATCCGCAGATGGTGAGCAACTTGATTCTCGTCGCATCCGGCTTGTTTGGTCACCCAAGAAGTGAACAAAGGCTACATGATGTGGAACGGTTCAATCAAGTATGTCAGCGCGGCACGACAGAGGAAGCGTTGGAAATGACGACACAAATGTGGTTTGACGGACCTGGTCAGCCGGTAAATGAGCAAGCTCTCGAAGCACGAAACCGCTTTAAAGAAATCAACAGACACGCCTTTTCGTTGCCAGAGTTTGGCGTTGGATTGGAAACGTTATCTCCCTCACCAATCGAGCGTTTGGAAAACATCAAAGCCCCAACACTCGTTCTTGCAGGAGCACGGGATTATCCCGATTTTCTACAGATCGCCGATGTGTTGACTGAACGAATTACAGGCGCACAAAAAGTCATCCTGCCTGACTCAGCCCATATCCCACCGATGGATCAACCAGAGGTATTCAACCAACTCGTCCTGGAATTTCTCGCACAAAGCACGGTAAGATCATCCTAA
- a CDS encoding Ger(x)C family spore germination protein — protein sequence MKRLRLLVSYLVVVVLLNGCGEQHVLEKLGLAVAVGYDLSKDGKLLGTTVFYQIDPEARELVTVISGTAHTSKGLTVSQNRESSKKIVAGQIRVVVYHDELARRGILSLVENLTRDASIGSNVYLTVAKGRAYDILTHRYPENSNIGIYLYQAIRQNVEGENMISSKLHEYMKDYYAVGKDPVMPYIERVKNELHINQIGLFRDEKLVAEITSREGFFLKILRERYNKGELEINIALDKKRLFTVIEHISSKKQIKVLDLEKPRFSVKVKMAAQIQEMAEKIDLSKPEQLNKVQKAIELAVKKETEHLLEKFRKHDVDPVGFGEIYNIASQKSGKKKLSKDECREIMKRAKFDLDVEIKILRTGVIG from the coding sequence ATGAAAAGGTTACGATTGCTTGTTTCCTACTTAGTAGTGGTCGTGTTATTGAACGGCTGTGGGGAGCAGCACGTATTAGAAAAATTGGGACTGGCGGTTGCCGTAGGGTACGATCTTAGTAAAGATGGAAAGCTGCTAGGTACCACGGTATTTTATCAAATTGACCCGGAGGCACGTGAGTTGGTCACTGTGATTTCTGGCACAGCGCATACAAGTAAAGGACTTACCGTTTCACAGAACAGGGAGTCTTCCAAAAAAATTGTAGCCGGTCAAATACGCGTCGTGGTCTATCACGATGAATTAGCACGTAGAGGAATCCTTTCTCTTGTAGAAAACTTAACGCGTGATGCCTCCATTGGTAGCAATGTCTATTTAACGGTAGCCAAAGGACGAGCATATGATATTTTGACACATCGCTATCCCGAGAACAGCAACATTGGAATTTACCTGTATCAAGCCATACGGCAAAACGTCGAAGGAGAGAATATGATCTCCTCGAAACTTCATGAGTACATGAAAGATTATTATGCCGTCGGGAAAGATCCCGTGATGCCTTATATCGAAAGAGTAAAGAATGAATTGCATATTAATCAAATTGGATTATTTCGCGATGAAAAACTGGTGGCAGAGATTACATCAAGGGAGGGGTTTTTCCTCAAGATATTACGGGAGCGTTACAATAAGGGGGAATTGGAAATAAACATTGCCCTCGATAAAAAGCGTCTTTTTACTGTAATTGAACATATCTCAAGCAAAAAGCAAATAAAAGTTCTGGATTTGGAGAAACCAAGATTTTCTGTGAAGGTTAAAATGGCAGCGCAGATTCAGGAAATGGCTGAAAAAATCGATTTATCAAAGCCTGAGCAGTTGAATAAGGTACAAAAAGCAATCGAACTGGCGGTTAAAAAAGAGACGGAACATTTACTGGAGAAGTTCAGAAAGCACGATGTAGACCCGGTAGGATTTGGGGAAATCTACAATATAGCCAGTCAAAAGAGCGGGAAGAAGAAATTGAGTAAAGATGAATGTCGGGAAATCATGAAAAGGGCGAAATTTGATCTAGATGTCGAGATCAAGATTTTACGTACAGGCGTCATTGGATAA
- a CDS encoding GerAB/ArcD/ProY family transporter: MSQSTFRRNSHMAISVSLALFMVHSNQVGIGIAGVQRFIYDRVQQDAWIAVILAGIMTHIAAWFMLKILAKYKDMDLYDIHQCVFGKWPARVLNFIFIVYIMGSALTILRGYIEIIQSWMFPEVPSWLLNASLLCLAVYGVTGGIRVLAGISFFSVGLTVWQLLLMVYPMQYADFHLLQPVFHHDIGQLFDGAKKMSFSIIGFEIILFIYPFVKEKELLSRYVHGGLFMTTCLYVVVMLVTLLYFQGEQLKQLIWATLMMMKIVEFPFLERFEFVSISLWMLIMLDNLLMNLWVAMRGLHHISGLKERMALIGIVGVMFFASNFLETRQSINLITDIFGGVGFYIIFVYPIVLYVVIRLFRRGAVRT; the protein is encoded by the coding sequence ATGTCACAGTCCACTTTTCGTCGAAATAGTCATATGGCTATCAGCGTATCGCTCGCGCTATTTATGGTTCATAGCAATCAGGTGGGAATCGGCATAGCGGGGGTACAACGCTTTATTTATGATAGGGTGCAACAAGACGCCTGGATTGCGGTCATACTAGCAGGCATTATGACCCATATAGCTGCGTGGTTCATGCTAAAAATATTAGCGAAATACAAAGACATGGATTTGTATGACATTCATCAATGTGTATTTGGAAAATGGCCAGCACGCGTTCTTAATTTCATCTTTATCGTATATATCATGGGCTCTGCCTTAACGATCTTGAGAGGGTACATCGAGATTATTCAGTCATGGATGTTTCCGGAAGTGCCTTCCTGGTTATTAAATGCCTCCTTGCTTTGCCTGGCCGTTTATGGAGTGACGGGTGGCATTCGGGTGTTGGCTGGCATTAGCTTTTTTTCTGTCGGGTTGACGGTTTGGCAGCTACTGCTCATGGTTTATCCCATGCAATACGCCGATTTTCATTTATTGCAGCCAGTATTTCACCATGACATTGGACAGCTTTTTGACGGTGCGAAGAAGATGTCTTTTTCCATCATCGGATTTGAGATTATTTTGTTCATCTATCCGTTTGTGAAGGAAAAGGAATTGCTATCGCGTTATGTACATGGTGGGTTGTTTATGACCACCTGCTTGTATGTGGTAGTCATGCTAGTTACACTCTTGTACTTTCAAGGGGAACAGCTTAAGCAACTTATCTGGGCGACGCTAATGATGATGAAAATTGTAGAGTTTCCGTTTTTGGAGCGTTTTGAGTTTGTGTCCATCTCACTGTGGATGCTTATCATGCTAGATAATTTGCTGATGAACCTATGGGTAGCCATGCGGGGGCTTCACCATATTAGTGGGCTCAAGGAGAGAATGGCACTTATTGGGATTGTTGGTGTCATGTTTTTTGCTAGCAATTTTTTGGAAACACGTCAGTCGATTAATCTCATCACGGATATTTTCGGTGGTGTCGGCTTCTATATCATTTTTGTTTATCCCATCGTGCTTTATGTAGTAATTCGGCTGTTTCGGAGGGGAGCGGTCCGGACATGA
- a CDS encoding spore germination protein: MTTNMISESVSETREILWDHMRNPRLVFRNLSCGTNSLLLAYLPYLVDKVILQQALLPYLERLPEEKLVPDTILENVPIAHVTKTMEYRQVSEYLVRGWIYLQMEGMAWGLLLYVAKIPSRSLGEAQVETQIFGPQVAFSESLETNLGVLQGYLSTDLLTNVSITIGKRSMTNVEICYMEELAAPENVQTVIQRISDLDIDGVIDSGKLVQLIDDNTFSIFPQLILTERPDHVSEALLEGKIVVFVEGSPFAIVGPSSFVDFFKANEDLYIRWQMASFIRLLRFSALFVSLFFTATYVAALTFHYEMIPSALLVSLVKSRSKVPFPPLFEALLLEMIIEFLREAGARLPFKVGQTIGIVGGIVIGQAAVAAGFTSNILIMIVALSALASFTFPSYMMSTAVRILRFPIILLAGIWGGFGIMLGASFLLIHILRQSSLGRPFFLPFFPFRLQDFKNSLIRFPFSSLSKRPVLTRSPDNTRMPDEFEKRPVQ; this comes from the coding sequence ATGACAACCAACATGATTTCTGAATCCGTTAGCGAGACGCGAGAAATATTATGGGATCACATGCGAAATCCGCGATTGGTGTTTCGTAACCTTTCTTGTGGGACCAATAGCTTGTTGCTAGCCTACCTACCCTATCTAGTTGATAAGGTAATTCTCCAACAGGCGTTGCTTCCCTATTTGGAAAGGTTACCTGAGGAAAAGCTCGTTCCTGATACGATTTTGGAGAATGTTCCTATTGCTCATGTCACCAAAACTATGGAGTACAGACAAGTCAGCGAGTATCTCGTGAGGGGATGGATTTACCTTCAAATGGAAGGAATGGCGTGGGGGCTTCTTCTCTACGTAGCAAAAATACCGAGTCGTTCTTTGGGAGAGGCTCAGGTCGAAACCCAAATTTTCGGTCCCCAGGTTGCTTTTAGCGAATCATTGGAAACCAACTTAGGGGTTCTACAGGGATATCTGTCGACTGATTTGCTTACCAACGTATCCATTACGATTGGGAAACGTAGCATGACGAATGTGGAAATATGTTATATGGAGGAACTGGCTGCTCCTGAAAATGTTCAAACCGTCATTCAGCGTATAAGCGATCTAGATATAGACGGCGTGATTGACAGTGGAAAATTGGTTCAACTGATTGATGACAATACGTTCTCTATTTTTCCGCAGTTAATCCTAACAGAACGACCTGATCATGTGAGTGAAGCCCTGTTGGAAGGAAAGATTGTCGTGTTTGTGGAGGGGAGCCCATTTGCTATTGTCGGTCCCAGTTCCTTCGTGGACTTTTTCAAGGCCAATGAAGATCTCTATATCCGGTGGCAAATGGCTTCCTTCATTCGATTGTTACGTTTCTCGGCCCTTTTTGTCTCTTTGTTTTTTACAGCTACTTATGTGGCAGCACTTACGTTCCATTATGAAATGATTCCATCTGCTCTCCTTGTATCGCTCGTAAAGTCTCGTTCCAAGGTACCTTTTCCTCCATTATTTGAAGCTTTGCTGCTTGAGATGATTATTGAATTCTTGCGGGAGGCTGGAGCAAGACTTCCTTTCAAAGTTGGGCAAACGATAGGGATCGTCGGCGGTATCGTAATTGGACAGGCAGCCGTTGCAGCGGGTTTTACCAGTAACATCTTGATCATGATTGTGGCACTCAGTGCATTAGCTTCATTTACTTTTCCTTCCTACATGATGAGTACGGCAGTACGTATCCTCCGCTTTCCGATTATCCTGTTAGCTGGGATTTGGGGAGGTTTTGGTATTATGCTTGGCGCGTCTTTTTTATTAATACACATCTTACGTCAATCAAGTCTGGGACGTCCGTTTTTTCTACCCTTCTTTCCTTTTCGCTTGCAGGATTTTAAAAACAGTCTGATCCGGTTTCCTTTTTCCTCTCTCAGCAAGCGTCCGGTTTTGACACGTTCTCCTGACAATACCCGTATGCCTGATGAATTCGAAAAAAGGCCAGTTCAGTAG
- a CDS encoding ABC transporter substrate-binding protein: MKRFKSLMIGALTAVLAVTAVGCSSSSEQEQQVLNIYSWADNFDPDVIKDFEQKFNVKVNYDVYGSNEEMLAKIQAGASGYDLIQPSDYMVGTMIQLGLLEELNKANIPNMGNIVSTFKTPPFDKENKYSLVYTWGITGIAYNKKYVKETPTSWNDLWNEAYKGRVIMLNDPREVMGMALIKNGFSNSTTNTEELEKSFADLKKVVPNVVAFDTDNIKQKMIAEEAWIGTVWSGDAAFIHAQNPDVEYVIPKEGATIWADTLAIPKGAKNKEMAEKFINYLMDPEVSVKNYESIGYSNPNEKAYPLHSEEYRSNKMVFLDTADIARAEWLVDVGETLQQYDRYWTEMKSGR; this comes from the coding sequence ATGAAACGTTTCAAGTCCTTGATGATCGGCGCTTTGACCGCCGTGCTTGCGGTGACTGCTGTAGGCTGCTCATCGTCATCTGAGCAAGAGCAACAAGTATTGAATATTTATAGCTGGGCAGACAACTTTGACCCAGACGTCATCAAAGATTTTGAGCAAAAATTCAACGTCAAGGTTAACTATGATGTATACGGCAGCAACGAAGAAATGCTGGCAAAAATTCAAGCGGGTGCATCCGGCTACGACCTGATTCAACCTTCCGACTACATGGTAGGCACTATGATTCAGTTGGGCCTCCTGGAAGAGTTGAACAAAGCCAATATCCCGAACATGGGCAATATCGTGTCTACGTTCAAGACACCTCCTTTTGACAAAGAAAACAAGTATTCACTCGTATATACATGGGGAATTACCGGGATCGCTTACAACAAGAAATATGTAAAAGAAACCCCGACAAGCTGGAACGATCTGTGGAATGAAGCTTACAAGGGCCGTGTCATCATGCTGAACGACCCGCGTGAGGTTATGGGAATGGCACTGATCAAGAACGGCTTCTCCAATAGCACGACGAACACAGAGGAACTGGAAAAGTCCTTTGCTGATTTGAAAAAGGTAGTACCGAATGTTGTTGCCTTTGATACGGACAACATCAAGCAAAAGATGATTGCTGAGGAAGCATGGATTGGAACGGTATGGTCCGGTGACGCCGCTTTCATTCACGCACAAAATCCAGATGTGGAGTACGTCATTCCGAAAGAGGGCGCAACGATCTGGGCAGACACGCTGGCAATTCCAAAAGGAGCTAAAAACAAGGAAATGGCTGAGAAGTTCATCAACTACCTGATGGACCCAGAGGTCAGTGTGAAAAACTACGAGTCTATCGGCTACAGCAACCCGAACGAAAAAGCGTACCCACTGCACAGTGAAGAATATCGTTCCAACAAGATGGTCTTCCTGGATACAGCAGACATTGCCCGTGCGGAGTGGCTGGTGGATGTAGGAGAAACCTTGCAGCAATACGACCGCTACTGGACTGAAATGAAGAGCGGCAGATAA